The genomic segment GACTATTAAAGAGAAAACTATTACAAATTTACTAGCCTGCTAATTCCAGTTTGCCCTCCATCCTGCTGCTTATGTGATTTTTCGTACAACTTTCAAATCTGGCTGGTATTATTGTCTAACATATTTgaagtaaatacaaaatattgaaaatatgaTTGCTAAATGAGCACATTAAATAACACCAGAGTAAAAAGTCTCcaaggctaaaaaaaacatttttttctcatctttttattattttgctgCTGCTTCATCGGTGATCGTAATCGGCAGCCATCTTGGGAAGGGCGACGAGCGTTCTCGCTTTTAAAACGCCCTTTGTATCTGGCTAAACTAAATCTACTAAGGTACACAATACGTGGCGTtggcacattatttttttagctcgAGCTGATGCCTGCAATTTAAAGCCGCAATGTAGCCGATTAGCCGACTCATCTCGAAAAACAACAATCGACCGTTTTCGGGTTACCGATAGCTCTCTCGATCTTGCCCATGACTTGGTTGCTGGGGATGGCCTTCCCGCACTCGTAGTCGCCGATCACTTGCGGCTTCTCGTTAATTTTCTGACAAGACACAAACACCCGAGTGATAATCATTCCGTCCGACGCGGTCAACGGGCGTCTGGACCTACCGTGGCGAGGTCTTTCTGCGTGAGTCCTTTATCCTGCCGTCCCTTCTGGATGACCTTGCCCACTTCCAAAGAAACCCTATCGTGGTGGAGCTCCTCCGTCTCGCGGTCCAGTTTGGCCGTGTTCTTGCTTACCAGGTGTTGCTTGTTCTGCCCCGCGGCCCCTTGGGAGCGAAGACGACAGCCACGGGTTAGCGCCACGCCACGCTACGTGCCGAGGGGTGGCTTTACTTACATTTCTTGGTGGTCTCCACGTCCTCGCCGCGTCGCTGGGCTGTGGTGATCGCCTGGTTGGAGGGGTTgaagtttttcatttttcctcaAATCAACACCGAGTATGGTGGTAGAATATCGTAACATATGCAATTGACGGCGCTGCTAAACTGTAAATAATGAGTAATTTTGATCACAATAACAATGAGCTTTATTGGTGCTGTCAACAGGCCAGTGTCCCCCATCACTTTACTtctattgaatttttttggaatgaaagAAATAAAGATCCATCAATGCTATGGTGAGCATTGTAAAATGCAaatactacaacaacaaaaaagattaCTTTCAATATTTTGTGTTGTAGAAATGGCTAACGCCCAGTCAAAAGGGACAGGTCGCTTATCATTGTCAAttgcagccattgagttaatgagatgaattttgaagaaaaaaatcatgttagtACTGAGCCCCATTGGGAACAAAATGGAACTGTGCTGCACTTCAGAAGCTAAtgaggctaatgctaactaCTAGTTTGGGTGGGGAGATCACAAACGATACCTGGGTCCAACGTTAAGCTTGTATCCAGTCATTAAATGTACGTCAAACTAACTAAAAATAATAACGATAAAGGGGGTGAAAATGATAGAGGCTTCGTTTGGTGCCATATTAGTTGTTGATGTTGGGCTTGTGCTTTTCTTGGCTTCAAAAGCGGAGAA from the Stigmatopora argus isolate UIUO_Sarg chromosome 16, RoL_Sarg_1.0, whole genome shotgun sequence genome contains:
- the edf1 gene encoding endothelial differentiation-related factor 1 homolog translates to MAESDWDTVTVLRKKGPTGAQSKSKQAITTAQRRGEDVETTKKWAAGQNKQHLVSKNTAKLDRETEELHHDRVSLEVGKVIQKGRQDKGLTQKDLATKINEKPQVIGDYECGKAIPSNQVMGKIERAIGLKLRGKDIGLPLESKSKTK